A region from the Natronoarchaeum mannanilyticum genome encodes:
- a CDS encoding DNA-directed DNA polymerase II small subunit yields MPLETPARIVRALATNGFNADREAVTLIASADDPGRALDAVVEAAPEDALTITPEHVRTALDDADPPVSSGTDSPEPQDGDGDVPVETKGVEDDANSQTTTAYSDDSSREATTESSVSSASAASPATDESDAAAGADAAADASAATAADAATAADAATAADAAAEADADDAPPAAGRADRATPDRAQRDDSQRSLDIGNDITGRSTGTGEYQDFVTVFRDRFERLSGKLRGRINHRPTDALDAMGGGSDAAIVGMVNDIRSTASGHWLIELEDTSGVFPCLVMKDRRFADQVDELLCDEVIAVEGTLADDGGILFVDSMYFPDVPRTFEPSTADRHVQAALISDVHVGSQEFMAEAWTRFTDWLHTAEAENIEYLLIAGDMVEGVGVYPDQDDELDIVDIYEQYEAFSEYLKQVPGDIEIVMIPGNHDAVRLAEPQPGFDEELREIMSAHDARISGNPSVVTIEGVSVLMYHGVSLDEIIAEFPDEKATYDDPQKAMYHLLKKRHVAPQYGGHMRLAPEEKDYLVIDEVPDIFHTGHVHKLGYGKYHNVLAINSGCWQAQTEFQKSVNIDPDTAYAPVVDLDTLDVTIRKFA; encoded by the coding sequence GTGCCGCTCGAAACGCCCGCCAGAATCGTCCGCGCGCTGGCGACCAACGGGTTCAACGCCGATCGCGAGGCCGTGACGCTGATCGCCTCGGCCGACGACCCCGGTCGCGCGCTCGACGCCGTCGTCGAGGCCGCTCCCGAGGACGCCCTGACGATCACGCCCGAGCACGTCCGGACGGCGCTGGACGACGCCGACCCCCCGGTTTCGAGTGGAACTGACTCCCCGGAACCGCAGGACGGAGACGGCGACGTTCCAGTCGAAACGAAGGGGGTAGAAGACGACGCAAATTCACAAACTACGACGGCGTACTCGGACGATTCTTCGCGCGAAGCGACCACAGAGAGCTCCGTTTCGAGTGCATCGGCAGCGAGCCCAGCGACCGACGAAAGCGACGCCGCGGCCGGCGCAGACGCCGCCGCTGATGCGAGCGCCGCCACTGCTGCGGACGCCGCCACTGCTGCGGACGCCGCCACTGCTGCGGACGCCGCCGCCGAAGCGGACGCCGACGACGCCCCGCCGGCCGCGGGCCGGGCCGACCGCGCGACGCCGGACCGCGCCCAGCGCGACGACTCGCAGCGCTCGCTCGACATCGGGAACGACATCACCGGCCGCTCGACGGGGACCGGCGAGTACCAGGACTTCGTCACCGTGTTCCGCGACCGCTTCGAGCGCCTGAGCGGCAAGCTCCGCGGGCGCATCAACCACCGGCCGACCGACGCGCTCGACGCCATGGGCGGGGGAAGCGACGCCGCGATCGTCGGGATGGTCAACGACATCCGCTCGACCGCGAGCGGCCACTGGCTGATCGAGCTCGAGGACACCTCGGGCGTGTTCCCCTGCCTCGTGATGAAGGACCGGCGCTTCGCCGACCAGGTCGACGAGCTGCTGTGCGACGAGGTGATCGCCGTCGAGGGGACGCTCGCCGACGACGGCGGGATCCTCTTCGTCGACAGCATGTACTTCCCCGACGTTCCGCGAACGTTCGAGCCCTCGACGGCCGACCGGCACGTCCAGGCGGCGCTGATCAGCGACGTCCACGTCGGCAGCCAGGAGTTCATGGCCGAGGCGTGGACGCGCTTTACCGACTGGCTCCACACCGCCGAGGCCGAGAACATCGAGTACCTGCTAATCGCCGGCGACATGGTCGAGGGCGTCGGCGTCTACCCCGATCAGGACGACGAGCTCGACATCGTCGACATCTACGAGCAGTACGAGGCGTTCTCGGAGTACCTCAAGCAGGTGCCCGGCGACATCGAGATCGTGATGATCCCCGGCAACCACGACGCCGTCCGTCTCGCCGAACCCCAGCCGGGGTTCGACGAGGAGCTCCGGGAGATCATGTCGGCCCACGACGCCCGCATCTCCGGCAACCCCTCCGTCGTCACCATCGAGGGCGTCTCCGTGCTGATGTACCACGGCGTCTCGCTCGACGAGATCATCGCCGAGTTCCCCGACGAGAAGGCGACCTACGACGACCCCCAGAAGGCGATGTACCACCTCCTCAAGAAGCGCCACGTCGCCCCGCAGTACGGCGGCCACATGCGGCTGGCGCCCGAGGAGAAAGACTACCTCGTGATCGACGAAGTGCCCGACATCTTCCACACGGGCCACGTCCACAAGCTCGGCTACGGGAAGTACCACAACGTGCTCGCGATCAACTCGGGCTGCTGGCAGGCCCAGACCGAGTTCCAGAAGAGCGTCAACATCGATCCCGACACCGCGTACGCGCCGGTCGTCGACCTGGACACGCTCGACGTGACGATCCGGAAGTTCGCCTGA
- a CDS encoding mechanosensitive ion channel domain-containing protein, with protein MAIQLQLSRATDTVVEELVDGAIAALPRLVIGLVFLSLAYVGIKVALALVRSALSRVYAGEQRLIADLFTAIVGVFLWFGVALTLLKVVGMGDIAASLGTAAGFVALGISFALSNMIADTVAGVYLLRDPDFEIGDRVTVESVTGTVVGIELRKCRIELDSGDTVVLANKDVEKKWTRLADADAAEVPGAPAE; from the coding sequence ATGGCGATCCAACTGCAGCTCTCGCGGGCGACGGACACGGTCGTCGAGGAGCTGGTCGACGGCGCGATCGCGGCGCTCCCTCGCCTCGTGATCGGACTCGTCTTCCTCTCGCTGGCCTACGTCGGCATCAAGGTCGCGCTCGCGCTCGTCCGGTCGGCGCTCTCTCGCGTCTACGCCGGCGAGCAGCGACTGATCGCGGATCTCTTTACGGCTATCGTCGGCGTGTTCCTCTGGTTCGGCGTCGCGCTGACGCTGCTGAAGGTCGTCGGGATGGGCGACATCGCGGCGAGCCTCGGAACGGCGGCGGGCTTCGTCGCGCTCGGCATCTCCTTCGCGCTCTCGAACATGATCGCCGACACCGTCGCCGGCGTCTACCTGCTGCGGGACCCGGACTTCGAGATCGGCGATCGGGTCACCGTCGAGTCGGTCACCGGAACGGTGGTCGGCATCGAACTCCGGAAGTGCCGGATCGAGCTCGACTCGGGCGACACGGTGGTGCTGGCCAACAAGGACGTCGAGAAGAAGTGGACCCGGCTGGCGGACGCCGACGCGGCCGAAGTACCTGGAGCGCCGGCCGAGTGA
- a CDS encoding ATPase domain-containing protein has product MSGTDDSDPDRCDFCRLPCPEGTHTLERDGTTYRFCSATCRDAMQRSDRVFTEYHGHRRIDAGVAGLDAALPQGLPRNSFVLVGGQTGSRSGALQAELVWRALDRGDPAVIVSFGEPPASVVQRFLTLDWNVLPHLESGRLRIVDCFTYRLEDRDRYEDRLCEWNVHLSRFTDDAVTSVRDPSDASEIRHKLDAALDDRDMIDRGVVSIDSLTEFGTLVQPVQAYDFVKDLRADVCKGRFVPVFAGATLQGGGESFPHDLHYIADGIVDLQMNDELVEDTLIKRARVRKMSGVLSYQEWVAYEYTAGEGMVTFSPAEEIEGEDSASGAGTDAMDAEDADPTAENVDDAVADAPDAGDGDDAESLDAGASATADDSSNAG; this is encoded by the coding sequence ATGAGTGGCACGGACGATTCGGATCCGGACCGGTGTGACTTCTGCCGGCTTCCCTGTCCCGAGGGGACCCACACGCTGGAGCGCGACGGGACGACCTACCGGTTCTGCTCGGCGACGTGCCGCGACGCCATGCAGCGCTCGGACCGCGTGTTCACCGAGTACCACGGCCACCGCCGGATCGACGCGGGCGTGGCCGGCCTCGACGCTGCGCTGCCCCAAGGGCTGCCCCGCAACTCGTTCGTGCTCGTCGGCGGGCAGACCGGCAGTCGCAGCGGCGCCCTGCAGGCCGAACTCGTCTGGCGCGCGCTCGACCGCGGCGATCCGGCGGTGATCGTCTCGTTCGGCGAGCCGCCGGCGTCGGTCGTCCAGCGCTTTCTCACGCTCGACTGGAACGTGTTGCCCCACCTCGAATCCGGCCGTCTCCGGATCGTCGACTGTTTCACCTACCGGCTGGAGGACCGCGACCGGTACGAGGACCGCCTCTGCGAGTGGAACGTCCACCTCTCCCGGTTCACCGACGACGCCGTCACGAGCGTTCGGGATCCGAGCGACGCCTCCGAAATCCGGCACAAGCTCGACGCCGCGCTCGACGACCGGGACATGATCGACCGCGGCGTCGTCTCGATCGACTCGCTGACGGAGTTCGGGACGCTCGTCCAGCCGGTGCAGGCGTACGACTTCGTCAAGGATCTCCGCGCCGACGTTTGCAAGGGTCGGTTCGTCCCGGTGTTCGCCGGCGCGACGCTGCAAGGCGGCGGCGAGTCGTTCCCCCACGATCTCCACTACATCGCCGACGGCATCGTCGATCTGCAGATGAACGACGAGCTCGTCGAGGACACGCTGATCAAGCGCGCTCGCGTCCGCAAGATGAGCGGCGTGCTGTCCTATCAGGAGTGGGTCGCCTACGAGTACACCGCCGGCGAGGGGATGGTGACGTTCTCGCCCGCCGAGGAGATCGAGGGCGAGGATTCCGCGTCGGGAGCCGGGACCGATGCGATGGACGCCGAGGACGCCGATCCGACCGCGGAGAACGTCGACGACGCGGTTGCGGACGCGCCGGACGCCGGCGACGGCGACGATGCCGAGTCGCTCGACGCCGGTGCGAGCGCCACTGCGGACGACTCGTCGAACGCGGGATGA
- a CDS encoding aspartate kinase — protein sequence MRVVAKFGGTSLGSGDRIDRAADSIAKAVEEGHEIAVVASAMGSTTDELLDEISFETEPADRAEIVSMGERTSVRMLKAALAARGVEAMFLEPGSDLWPVLTDAAGEVDVEETRERAAEIASRMDGVVPVITGFLAESHDGSVTTLGRGGSDTTAVMLGKYMDADEVVIVTDVEGVMTGDPRVVEGARNVGEITVDELRNLSFRGAEVVAPSALAYKGGNMGVRVVHYQHGDLLTGGTRIEGEFSSLVDMRDQPLACMTVAGRAIRNSPGVLQELTTALGEADVNVDAIASGMDSITFYVDETLAEDAEAVLHREVVDQEPLSSVTVEDGIAVIRITGGELPNQPGILSEIINPLTQAEINLLDVITSATSVAIFVEWDDREEALEIMQNRF from the coding sequence ATGCGCGTAGTCGCGAAGTTCGGGGGGACCAGCCTGGGGAGCGGGGACCGGATCGACCGGGCCGCCGACTCGATCGCCAAGGCCGTCGAGGAGGGCCACGAGATCGCCGTCGTCGCCAGCGCGATGGGATCGACGACCGACGAACTGCTCGACGAGATCTCCTTCGAGACCGAGCCGGCCGACCGCGCCGAGATCGTCAGCATGGGCGAGCGCACGAGCGTCCGGATGCTCAAGGCCGCGCTGGCGGCCCGCGGCGTCGAGGCGATGTTTCTCGAACCGGGTAGCGACCTCTGGCCGGTGCTGACCGACGCCGCCGGCGAGGTCGACGTCGAGGAGACCCGCGAGCGCGCCGCCGAGATCGCCTCGCGGATGGACGGCGTCGTCCCCGTGATCACCGGGTTCCTCGCCGAGTCCCACGACGGCAGCGTCACGACGCTCGGCCGCGGGGGCAGCGACACCACCGCCGTGATGCTGGGCAAGTACATGGACGCCGACGAGGTCGTGATCGTCACCGACGTCGAGGGCGTCATGACCGGCGATCCCCGCGTCGTCGAGGGGGCGCGCAACGTCGGCGAGATCACCGTCGACGAGCTCCGGAATCTTTCGTTCCGCGGCGCCGAAGTCGTCGCCCCCTCGGCTCTGGCGTACAAGGGTGGCAACATGGGCGTCCGCGTCGTCCACTACCAGCACGGCGACCTGCTGACCGGCGGCACCCGCATCGAAGGCGAGTTCTCCAGCCTCGTCGACATGCGCGACCAGCCCCTGGCCTGCATGACCGTCGCCGGCCGCGCGATCCGCAACAGCCCCGGCGTGCTCCAGGAGCTGACGACCGCGCTGGGCGAGGCCGACGTCAACGTCGACGCCATCGCCTCGGGGATGGACTCGATCACGTTCTACGTCGACGAGACGCTCGCCGAGGACGCCGAGGCGGTGCTCCACCGCGAGGTCGTCGACCAGGAACCGCTCTCCAGCGTGACCGTCGAGGACGGCATCGCCGTCATCCGGATCACTGGCGGCGAGCTACCGAACCAACCGGGCATCCTCTCGGAGATCATCAACCCGCTCACCCAGGCCGAGATCAACCTGCTCGACGTGATCACCAGCGCGACGAGCGTCGCCATCTTCGTCGAATGGGACGATCGCGAGGAGGCGCTGGAAATCATGCAGAACCGCTTCTGA